CAATGGCTTGGAGTCCTTTGAGGGGCTGCAATCCTGCAACCGTGTGTATGCGTTTGCCCCGGCGCCATCGTCCGTTTGGTTGCAAGATTCTAGATTCACGAGAATATGTATCAAAGGGTGAAATCAAGAAGCCTCCCTGAATCACCTTCAAGCGTTTCTCATTGTAACATTACGAGGTCTGAtgttttttctataaatttgattaaaattaGAAAAGTTTAATTTAAGATGAATCTAAAATAAACCATCTGAATTGGGGGGAGTAGGTTGCGAACAACGGAATTAATTTACTAACAAGAGAAAAGCTACATTATAGAAGGCCCTCCTATGTGCTACGTACGTATTATATTTCAAATCTCGAAATGTACTGCATGGATGAGCTTTTTAGGTCATTCAGTCACCACAAAGGCACGCACACACTGACACGATATGTATTTACCTTATAAATAATCTACCGGCACTATACACCAGTCACACGCTGATTCTGAATTATTACAGTAGCTATTAGGTGGATTCGTCCCCAAACTTATTCTGCTCCTTGACGAACCTGCCCCAGTACCAGTGGCGCGCGAAGACGTGGCCCATGGACTCGAGCGGCACGCCCTTGGTCTCCGGCACGAACGCCACGGCGAAGGCGGTCATCACCACCAGCCACGACGCGTAGAAGAGGAAGGCGCCGTACTTGAAGCAGCACAGCATCGCCAGGAAGAGCTGCGCCTGCAGGAAGTTGAGCCCCAGGTTGAGCGCCACGGCGGCGCCCTGCCCCGCCGACCGCACCTCCACCGGGTAGATCTCGCCGGGGATGGTCCAGTACAGCGCGCCCCACGACCAACTGAAGCTCGCCGAGAAGACGAACGTCGCGATCAGCACCGCCACCGCGTACCCCTTGGGCATCTTGCTCCCGTTGCCGAGGTGCGAGCCGATTATGCTCGCCATCGTCACCTGCAATGAATTAGATAAAGCAGCAatgttttttaatttttttttgtcAAGTTTATGGTTCGAGTGTGCGTGCGTACGAGGAAGAataatcaaggaataatgagaCGTGTAAATAAGATTATTTGTATTTGCCTGGCACGTGAACATGAGGGCGCCGCCGATCATGAAGAGCAGCTTCCGGCCGTAGCGGTCCATGGCGAAGCCCGACGCGAGGATGCCGCCGATGTTCATCACGCCCAGGATGACGGCGCCCATCAGCGCGGCGTCGCTCTCGAACCCGACGGTGCGGAACAGGATCGGAGAGAAGAAGGCGGTCACGGCCACCCCGGTGAGGTTCAGGAACACCGGGAACGCCACGGCCATCACCAGGTACGGCCGGTACTCCCGCCGCAGGATCCGCCGGAACGCGCCCTCCTCGTTCCGCCGGGCGTGCTCCGCGGCGGCGAGTATGTCGGCGAACTCGGCGCCGATGTCCACGCCCTTGCCGCGCACCCGCTGCAGCGCGGCGCGGGCGTCGTCGTGCCTCCCGCGCAGGACGAGGCTGCTGGGGGTGTCCGGGATGAACGCGGCGCCCGCCACCATGACGGCGGCCGGGACGGCCGCGAGGCCGAGCGACAGGCGCCAGCCCCAGCCCGGGATCCGCGACGTGCCGTAGTTGATCAGGTTAGCGACGAGGTACCCGACGCTGATGAACAGGGGgaaggccgagatgaacccgcCGCGCCAGCGTGGGGGCGCCACCTCGGCGAGGTACACCGGCGTGGCCTGGCCCGAGAACCCGAGGCCCAGGCCGAGCAGCATCCTCCCGACGATGAGCATGGCGACGTTCGCCGCGGCGGCGTTGACGAGGGCGCCGGCCAGGAACAGGCTGCCGCCGACGAGCATGATGACCTGGCGCCCGAGCCGGCGGGTGACGCGGCTCGCCAGCAGCGTCCCCACCATACCGAACGCGTAGAGCGACGAGGTGAAAGCAGTGAGCGCCTGGTTGTTGTAGGTGCAGTACACGTCCTTGTTGGCGTGCGCCGTCCGCTTGAGCAGCCCCGGGAAGAACTTCTCCAGGAAAGACTCCATCTCCGACACACCTCCTGGTGTTGTTGATGATGGGAAAACACATGAACAAGTTGATTTGGTGGGAGCTAGTGAAATTAGAGGCAAAAGAAGCACGCGATCACATCCAGCATTATCCAGTACCGTTTCTAGTTCCATTTTTGTACTGATAaacattttttatttatttaacctCCTTGATTTTAGGCTGCCATGGTTGATGCTTGTGTTTGCTTcggagagggaggagagaggtTTGTGTCATGTATGTCAGCATGTGTTGGGAGTGGGGTGTCGCAATGAGAGGAACCCGAAGCATCGGAGCAAGACGAGACAAGGGAGAAGGGACAGAGGAGGAAGTTGAACGGTACCGAGCCACGGATGGGCATCTGGATGCGGATTGGATGGATGCGGACTACTGCTCCGCCCAATTTTAGGCGATAGATTTTTAGCATCGCCTTTTTCTGTCCTTAGAACCAGCACTAAAGTATCACTATTTCGAAAAGCTGTACTAAAATATTCTCCTTGCGATGTAAATAGCTTTTACCGATCGCACGCAATTATTCATCGTATCAACATCGCGTCTTGTCCCCGTTAAAAGAAATGAAGATCATGTCGCGCGCACGCACACTCACGCATCAGTAGGAAACGACAGACGCCTACTTTAAAAAATACAAAGCTAAAAGGGTCAAGTTCATCTTTAATTTTTAAATTGGCCAATATAGTCCCTCAATTTTTATTTTGAGATCAAACTCTTCTTTATACTCTATAGTAACATGAGATAAATCAAAAAATTCTTTCTACTCTTAGTTTCTTTTTTCCCTCATCAATTTCCACTGTTTGTATCACTGCTCGCTCAACTTTTCGCAATATTTTATATGGTGCTACAGCTTTAATTTTACTCTCTACATATCCACAATACAATACCATGCACGCGTAAATAAAATTTTGCGTTCCAAATTAAACACCTGTGATGTTCAGCTGTTAAATAAATTTAGAAGGGGAAGATGCTAAGAGCAAAGAAGATTTTTCATAAATCTCATATTATTATGAGTATAATATGAGTATAAGGATGCGTtgatcaaaataaaagttgaaaAATTATATTTGATCAATTTAAAAATTAAGGAATGAATTTAACCCTGGACTCAAAACTGAAGGACTGAAACggctattttgaaaaaaaaaacttacCTGCTGCCGATCGCGAGGTTACCATCGAGTAGCCTACTTAATGCTACGCCCAAGCCTACCGGCACCAAAGTCGAAATGACTTTGCCTTGCCACCTGATGCACCCGAGTGCCAACAAAGCCGCGATCtccgtttcttttccttccgGCAAGCTCGTGAACCACAGGGAAGCAGTGGAACAGTAGCCGCACGAGGATCGGCGGCATCGACGTCCCGAGCACGCGAACGCCGGGCGTGAGGCGTGAGGCGTGACGTCCAACCTTGCGGCGGATAACGTACGGGTCCGAACCTGTTGACGTGTGGTGCGAGCGGCAGGCCTAGCTCAAGCAAAGGCGGGCGTGGCGGCAAGCCGGCAACCGCTGCCGCCGTGCAGCTAGCTGACCCGGCGCGGCAAGTGAACCGGTGGCGGTGCGCGTGAACGCGCGTGGCCAGAGCTGAACCGATGACTAGCGCGGCACGACTCCGGCCGCCGTACGCTGCCGCGCACAGTGCCGCCCACCCAAATTGCATCGCATCCCGGTCGATCGGATCGCGCGGTCCGCGTGCGCCCGCCGTGACCGATGGAGATGGACCACGGCGCGGCCCAGGAAACCCGCCGAATCCCCTGCGCGAGACGGGGCCCCCTGGCCTGCGGCTGCGGGCCAGGCAGATGTACGGCGGGCGGGCGCCGATTTGGTGTCGGAATATGTCTTCCAGCGGCGATGCCCCCTACACCCCCAACTGCACCTACACTGTTCCTCCCGTAGGTGCGTAGCTTTTGGGGCGAACTGTGTGGTGAAAAAAATCAGCCCGGAAAGGACAGCAACTGATCGGGAACTCGCCACGATctcgtcgccgtcgtcctccCCTTGCTCCCGGCTCGGAATCTCGGATCTGGCTCCGCGGTTTTAAAAATTGTTTGCTTGGTTTGAGGTTGATGTGGATGGAGCTGGagggcaggcgcgcgcgcgcgcacctaCCACGCGCGGATTAAAATTAATCGCCGATTCGGAGGTGATTGCCGGGACCGGGACATGGAGGGGGAGAGCAGCTTTGTCGCCTTGATTGAGCCGTCGCatctggaggaggaagaaacaAAAAAGCCCCAACAGACAGGGATGCGCTCCAGAGCATCGGTGGCTGCTGGAAATCGAGCTCCCCAAGTCCCCGATCGGTCAGCTCTGCCATGGCATGGATGTACGGAGAAGAACAACTAACGATGCTCGACGAGGGAGACGAGCCGATCGAATCCTGATCGGTACGCGTCCGGCCAATCACGCGAGCGAGACAGCAAATGCGAGAGCTAGAGGAGGAGGGGACGGGGTCGGGGGTGGCAGCGCACCTGAGATGCCAATGTCGTAGCCGAAGATGAGGCCGCCGGAGGCCGCCATGAGGCAGGTCACCACGACGGGGACGGTGAGCCCGCCGCCGTAGTCCgccatgccgccgccgctgttgaGGAGGAAGGCGCCGCCGGGCATTTCTCGGCCGCTGCTCCCCGGCAGGTACTCGAAGACGACCCGAGACGCGCTGCGCTGCGGCCCGCGGCGAGCTAGGCAagcgcgcggcaggggagggGGCAGGCAGGCTGCACGAGGGCCGAGAGCGAACTGGCAGCAGAGCGCCCGAGGTTGATGCgatgccgccgcctcctgcgcgCGGCCGCTGCGTGGTGTGCTGCCAAACGGTGGCGACCATGACCTGCTGCTTTTATAATGCCCCCGGCTTCTTTCACTTGGTCTCAGAAAACTGGAAAGAAAACCCGGTACTCCATTTCACAAATTTGCAAATTGCGGGGTGCTAATACTATAATACTACACCCTTTCTCTTCTGCCCCCACCCCACCACAAGGGCATCCGAGGAGTATGAACCTGACAAATCGTCACATAAGGTGCCTGAAACCCTGGAAATTAGTGAAGGAAGGGTGTCCTGGATGGCATGATTGGATCAAGGCAACGTATGGGTGGGAGGTGATAGGAAACGCCCCGCATCATAGGGGAACGTAGCGAGGTTCACGCATTTCAGTCTGCTAAAGATTAGGCCGGGGTCACTGGTCAGAAGACGTGATCTTCTCCTCTTCTGATCATACTTTCCGATGATTATTGCTCGATCTTTGTTCGTTGCCTCTCTGGTCAAGAAGGCCACTTGTACTATCTGCTACCTGGCTGTTCAGGCACTTGAAATACTTCTCTCCGAGGTTTTTACACATGGTCCCGAGAGTATAAAAATTATTAGTACGCGCTAAATTTTACTCTGTCAAGTTATGATCCCGTAAGTGATGTTTTGGACGGTGACACGGCATCTAAGGCGCAACTTTTATTAGTACTTATTGTCAAAAAGAATTGTTTACATCTtcgcagaaaaaaaaaagaattgctTACAGAAAATTGTAATAACATGGTCTATGAAACTATATCTCAAGAAAAATTTACTCAACTCATTTTCAGATATCTAAAATCAACACAGAATATGCAACCAAACTTAGGGGAAGTGACTCTAAAAAAGAAAGTTTGAAAAAGTTAACTTTAAGACAACCCAGACATCACTTATCTGTGGACATGGGTAGTGTACTTTGTGGGCATTTATCTCTAAATATCTGTTAAAGGACGGTAAACCGATTCTTTTGCTTGTCGTGGTCCTCTGTTTTTAGATTTTATGATGTTGAGGACAAGCTGCTCGAATCATTTTGAGCTGATCATCTTGTTCTAAATAGAGAGAGTAATTTACCATAGTGCCCTCTGGATACTTATGTTTGCACGGCATATTCTAGAAACAGTGGACCATGGGAGTAACTGCCCTTCCCCATTTTGTGTTGGAAAGTTTGGACTATATGCAACGGACTCAGGACGATATACCCGGAGCAACCAAATAAGGAGGAAAAGTACCAGCCTTTTCTTCTTACTATGTACTCCTGTTGCTATATAAGTTGTCACTTGTCCTGCGTTTTCTGCACGTCAAACAAACGTCAGGAATAAATAAAGGCAGGGTGCTGATAAAAAACACCCCCGGAGAAACAGCTCACGGCTCAGGGGTGCATCGATCCGGCACGCATCCTGTACGCATTTTCTGGTGACGGGGACAGAAAACACTGTCAGGGTAACCT
The sequence above is drawn from the Panicum hallii strain FIL2 chromosome 7, PHallii_v3.1, whole genome shotgun sequence genome and encodes:
- the LOC112901719 gene encoding sugar transport protein MST1-like gives rise to the protein MPGGAFLLNSGGGMADYGGGLTVPVVVTCLMAASGGLIFGYDIGISGGVSEMESFLEKFFPGLLKRTAHANKDVYCTYNNQALTAFTSSLYAFGMVGTLLASRVTRRLGRQVIMLVGGSLFLAGALVNAAAANVAMLIVGRMLLGLGLGFSGQATPVYLAEVAPPRWRGGFISAFPLFISVGYLVANLINYGTSRIPGWGWRLSLGLAAVPAAVMVAGAAFIPDTPSSLVLRGRHDDARAALQRVRGKGVDIGAEFADILAAAEHARRNEEGAFRRILRREYRPYLVMAVAFPVFLNLTGVAVTAFFSPILFRTVGFESDAALMGAVILGVMNIGGILASGFAMDRYGRKLLFMIGGALMFTCQVTMASIIGSHLGNGSKMPKGYAVAVLIATFVFSASFSWSWGALYWTIPGEIYPVEVRSAGQGAAVALNLGLNFLQAQLFLAMLCCFKYGAFLFYASWLVVMTAFAVAFVPETKGVPLESMGHVFARHWYWGRFVKEQNKFGDEST